The Nocardioides sp. S-1144 genome includes a region encoding these proteins:
- a CDS encoding SDR family oxidoreductase, whose amino-acid sequence MTRHAVVTGASSGIGAATARSLAATGFHVFCAARRTERVTALAAEIGGTAVTCDVTDPASVTALAEVVGERLDVLVNNAGGAFGAATVAESDPDDWRRMYEVNVIGLVQVTRALLPALLAADDGAGIICNVGSTAGRIAYEGGGGYTVAKHGTQVVTETLRLELWDQPVRVTEVAPGMVRTDEFALTRFDGDAEKAAAVYAGVAEPLVAEDVADAITWMVTRPRHVNIDELVLRPRAQASQFKVHRAH is encoded by the coding sequence ATGACCCGTCACGCCGTCGTCACCGGAGCCAGCAGCGGGATCGGCGCCGCGACCGCCCGCTCGCTGGCCGCCACCGGCTTCCACGTCTTCTGCGCCGCCCGGCGCACCGAGCGGGTCACCGCGCTCGCCGCGGAGATCGGCGGCACCGCCGTGACGTGCGACGTCACCGACCCCGCCTCGGTCACCGCCCTCGCCGAGGTGGTCGGCGAGCGGCTCGACGTCCTGGTCAACAACGCCGGGGGCGCGTTCGGCGCCGCGACGGTGGCCGAGTCCGACCCGGACGACTGGCGCCGGATGTACGAGGTGAACGTCATCGGGCTGGTGCAGGTGACCCGCGCGCTCCTGCCCGCCCTGCTCGCCGCCGACGACGGCGCCGGGATCATCTGCAACGTCGGCTCGACCGCGGGCCGGATCGCCTACGAGGGCGGGGGCGGCTACACCGTCGCCAAGCACGGCACCCAGGTCGTGACCGAGACGCTGCGCCTCGAGCTGTGGGACCAGCCGGTGCGGGTCACCGAGGTCGCCCCGGGCATGGTGCGCACCGACGAGTTCGCCCTGACCCGGTTCGACGGCGACGCGGAGAAGGCGGCGGCGGTCTACGCGGGCGTCGCCGAGCCCCTCGTCGCCGAGGACGTCGCCGACGCGATCACCTGGATGGTCACCCGCCCGCGCCACGTGAACATCGACGAGCTCGTCCTGCGCCCGCGGGCCCAGGCCTCCCAGTTCAAGGTCCACAGGGCACACTGA